Below is a genomic region from Sorghum bicolor cultivar BTx623 chromosome 9, Sorghum_bicolor_NCBIv3, whole genome shotgun sequence.
AATTTGTTCACCCTTTATCAGCCCAGTATGTCGAGGTCTAGTATATATGAGAGGAAAAATAAGAAAAAGGCGGGAATCACATCGATGGCACAGCCAGCCAGCGAATGGCAAACGGAATCGCGCCTCCCATCCTCTGCTTTCCCCAAAGGCCAGCTCCCTCCACCGCGGCGCCACCGCTCCTATAAACCATCAGCTCCCCGTAGGCGCGCTTTCACCGCGACGACAGCGTGAGCAGCCATGCCGGGGCGGCGGGCGATCGAGGTCCGGCTGCTGCctggcggcggcgacgccgcGGCGCCCAGGTGGCGCATGTCGCTGCTGGAGAACacgttcagcgggttcctcctgcagggcgccggcgccggcgccgacgcCGCAGCGAGGGCCGTGTTCGCGGAGGGGTCCCTGTTCAGCCCGTTCCTGTTCGGCAAGTTCTTCGACCCGGCCGACCCGTTCCCGCTGTGGGAGTTCGAGTCCGACGTGCTGCTCGCCGCGCTCCGCCGCGGCAACGCCAGGACCACCGTCGACTGGGCCGAGACCGACTCCGAGTACTACCTCAGAGCCGACATACCAGGTACGAATTGCGATCGCTGCTAGCTCCATGCTTTTTCACACATGGTTGTGCACACTGTTAGTGTTAGTGGATTAAGATATCCTTGTTCGATCTTAGAAATGGTCTTAGAACACTGCGCAGAAACAAACATCAATGTTCAATATTCCTTTGAAAAAGTTCAGATTATAAACTGATATGAGATGATTTCCATTTAGCAGATGTAGGTTAGATTTAGAACTTTGTGATATTATGCGGCATCAGTTCCGTATAGCTGCTACTTAGTGTGGTCTTGCGTGTGCCACCAGCTAATGCGTTACTGAGGCGGCGTGACAGTAAAATTGCATTGGCAGTGTGCCGTCCATATCCACGCTTCAGTATTCAGATGCTTAGTGCTTTACAGTTTTCCAGAGATCTTTTGCAACTAGTAGTAGCTAGAGCTAGAGGATGAAAGCAACCATAAGTCATGTGTGCATCCTCCTTTTCCCCCACTAGCTTCCCTTTGCTTTATCGTTTACAGCAACGTTAGATTAGAACACTGCTTTTCTGGCAAGAAATATTCGTTGCGTTTGCGTGTGGCACACCGCAATCCACATCGATCATCGTGGACCGTGGTGAAGCGTACGTAGCTAGAAATGCCAGTGCAGAGCAAAGAGTGATCGAGACGATTGCCAAGGCCAAGAATCTAGGTCAAAAATATGGATTTTTTATTTTGCCCTTTCGGTCTTTATTCAGGTGGAAGGAGATGCGACGTGGAGGTGAGCGGGGACGCGATGAAGGTGATCGACATCAGCGGGCTGTGGCGGGCAGTACCGCCGGCGGACGGCCGGGACTGGCGCGCCGGGCGGTGGTGGGAGCACGGCTTCGTCCGGCGGGTGGAGCTGCCGGAGGACGCGGAGTGGAGGAAAGTGGAGGCATACTTTGACGACGGCGAGGGGTCCCTGGAGATAAAGGTTCCCAAGACCGCCGATGATGATGCCCACCACGCCACGGCCTGACGCCCGCTGAGAATCGGAACCTCGCCGCCCCCATTGGAGGACAGCCAGCATTATTCTTCGAACAGTCGGCAAAAATGGAAAACGACGGCATAATCTTCGTGATTGATATTACAAATTTGCAAGATACGGAGCACGTAGAGAAGGGAGCAAACTAAAGATCATCGCAGCATGCTGCATATGCCTTAATGCATGTCCAGATGTCCCTGAAAAACGATG
It encodes:
- the LOC8067472 gene encoding 22.3 kDa class VI heat shock protein, translated to MPGRRAIEVRLLPGGGDAAAPRWRMSLLENTFSGFLLQGAGAGADAAARAVFAEGSLFSPFLFGKFFDPADPFPLWEFESDVLLAALRRGNARTTVDWAETDSEYYLRADIPGGRRCDVEVSGDAMKVIDISGLWRAVPPADGRDWRAGRWWEHGFVRRVELPEDAEWRKVEAYFDDGEGSLEIKVPKTADDDAHHATA